One Pararhizobium sp. IMCC3301 DNA segment encodes these proteins:
- a CDS encoding nucleoside hydrolase: protein MTDPTTASRQKIIIDTDPGVDDALAIHLAFADPRLEVVGLTTVFGNVHTYQATRNARHLVEMAGLAIPVAHGAEKPYQQPSRDPAHFIHGHEGFGDQPAPAPVLSVDPRSAAQFICDMADLHGKELILCPVGPLTNLAHALDLDPALPGKIGGVVLMGGAVTVPGNVNSYAEANIHNDPHAAEMVFAAAWDVRVIGLDVTEQILCSLQHLEEIAAASPQIGGFLRDVSAFYIRFYQQARAFDGCCLHDPAAVIAITDPDWFSYHKAPVKISLEGDTLGSTRIVAEANRPGVRFAVGCEADKIRAHFVATLMQADQLRAQR from the coding sequence ATGACAGACCCCACCACTGCTTCGCGCCAGAAAATCATCATCGACACCGACCCCGGCGTTGATGATGCGCTGGCGATCCATCTTGCATTTGCCGATCCGCGGCTCGAGGTGGTGGGTCTGACCACCGTGTTCGGCAATGTTCACACCTATCAGGCTACCCGCAACGCACGTCATCTGGTCGAGATGGCGGGCCTTGCCATTCCGGTGGCCCATGGTGCGGAAAAGCCCTACCAGCAGCCGTCCCGCGACCCGGCCCACTTCATTCACGGCCATGAAGGCTTTGGCGACCAGCCGGCCCCGGCACCCGTGTTGTCGGTTGATCCGCGCAGTGCAGCACAATTTATTTGCGATATGGCGGATTTGCACGGCAAGGAGCTGATCCTGTGCCCGGTCGGACCTTTGACCAATCTGGCTCATGCTCTGGATCTGGATCCGGCCCTGCCGGGCAAAATCGGCGGTGTGGTTCTGATGGGCGGTGCCGTCACCGTGCCGGGCAATGTCAATTCCTATGCGGAGGCCAATATTCACAACGATCCCCATGCCGCCGAAATGGTGTTCGCGGCGGCCTGGGATGTGCGCGTTATCGGTTTGGATGTCACAGAGCAGATCTTGTGCAGTTTGCAGCATCTGGAGGAAATCGCTGCGGCTTCTCCGCAGATTGGCGGTTTTCTGCGCGATGTTTCAGCGTTTTATATCCGCTTCTATCAGCAGGCCCGCGCCTTTGACGGCTGCTGTCTGCATGATCCGGCTGCGGTGATCGCCATTACCGATCCGGACTGGTTTTCATATCACAAAGCGCCGGTGAAAATATCTCTCGAAGGAGACACGCTCGGCAGCACTCGGATCGTTGCGGAAGCAAACCGCCCTGGCGTGCGTTTTGCAGTTGGCTGCGAGGCTGATAAAATCCGCGCCCATTTTGTCGCCACGCTGATGCAGGCCGATCAGTTGCGCGCGCAACGCTGA
- a CDS encoding sulfite exporter TauE/SafE family protein, with the protein MFDSITLVAIGAAFLLAGIVKGVIGLGLPIVSVALLTVVVGLPNAMALMLIPGLLANVWQGSIGGHGTRVVKRIWPFLMMATVSVWLGALGLSRVDLPLLSAFLGIVLIVYAVVNMAGLGFSISRSQDRWAGPLFGLVNGIVTGLTGTSAIPGVIYFQAIGLQRDAMIQAMGILFSLSIAALAVALGGNGLLNTELGLLSVAALVPSISGMMLGQRIRKSLSETRFRHVFFTALLLLGLYIILSAAPWSG; encoded by the coding sequence GTGTTTGACAGCATCACGCTGGTAGCTATCGGCGCAGCGTTTCTGCTCGCCGGGATTGTGAAAGGCGTGATCGGCCTTGGCCTGCCGATTGTCAGCGTGGCGCTGCTGACAGTGGTGGTCGGCCTGCCCAATGCCATGGCTTTGATGCTGATTCCGGGGTTGCTCGCCAATGTCTGGCAAGGCTCCATCGGCGGTCATGGCACGCGTGTGGTGAAGCGCATCTGGCCGTTTCTGATGATGGCAACAGTGTCGGTGTGGCTTGGCGCTCTGGGCCTGAGCCGGGTTGATCTGCCGCTGTTATCGGCTTTTCTTGGAATTGTCCTGATTGTCTATGCGGTGGTCAACATGGCCGGCCTTGGTTTCTCGATCAGCCGGTCGCAGGATCGCTGGGCCGGTCCGCTGTTCGGACTGGTCAATGGCATCGTCACCGGGTTGACCGGCACTTCGGCAATTCCGGGAGTGATTTATTTTCAGGCCATCGGGCTGCAGCGCGACGCGATGATCCAGGCGATGGGCATTCTGTTCAGCCTGTCAATTGCCGCTCTGGCGGTGGCGCTGGGCGGCAATGGCCTGCTCAACACTGAACTCGGCCTGTTGTCGGTGGCGGCGCTGGTGCCGTCGATTTCCGGCATGATGCTGGGTCAGCGAATCCGGAAATCATTGTCGGAAACCCGCTTCCGCCATGTTTTCTTCACGGCCCTGCTGCTGCTTGGGCTCTATATCATCCTGTCGGCAGCGCCGTGGAGCGGTTGA
- the ftsY gene encoding signal recognition particle-docking protein FtsY has product MAEGEKKGFFRKLFGGSAPQTEQQPGKPAEQDDREADREALAEAVADTTPQPQKPEVEPPLGEEPSAEPAQELKSLATPDKPADAGPEPEPEPEPEPEPEPEPEPEPEPEPEPEPEPEPEPEPEPEPELKSDAGTKKSWFQRLTSGLSRSSTSLTSGITSIFTKRKLDDDTLEELEDILIQADLGIETATAITESLAKGRYDKMIEAEEVKTILSQEVEKVLQPVAQPLILSGTARPQVILMVGVNGSGKTTTIGKLAAKLRAEGKTVMLAAGDTFRAAAIEQLKIWAERTGSAFVARDQGSDAAGLVFDAMQEAKAAGTDVLLIDTAGRLQNRVELMAELEKVIRVIKKHDDSAPHHVLLTLDATTGQNAMNQVEVFGRTAGVTGLVMTKLDGTARGGILVAIAARHKMPVHFIGVGEGVDDLESFAAKDFARAIAGVTV; this is encoded by the coding sequence GTGGCGGAAGGCGAGAAAAAAGGTTTTTTCCGGAAATTGTTCGGCGGCAGCGCGCCGCAGACAGAGCAGCAACCAGGCAAGCCCGCAGAGCAAGACGACCGTGAGGCCGATCGTGAGGCGCTTGCCGAAGCCGTTGCCGATACAACGCCGCAACCGCAGAAACCGGAAGTTGAGCCGCCGCTTGGTGAAGAACCGTCCGCCGAGCCGGCGCAAGAACTGAAAAGTCTTGCCACGCCGGACAAGCCGGCGGATGCTGGTCCAGAGCCAGAGCCAGAGCCAGAGCCAGAGCCAGAGCCAGAGCCAGAGCCAGAGCCAGAGCCAGAGCCAGAGCCAGAGCCAGAGCCAGAGCCAGAGCCAGAGCCAGAGCCAGAGCCAGAGCCAGAGCTGAAATCTGATGCCGGCACCAAAAAAAGCTGGTTTCAGCGGCTGACATCGGGCCTGTCCCGCTCATCGACATCGCTGACCAGCGGCATCACTTCAATCTTCACCAAGCGAAAGCTTGATGACGATACATTGGAAGAGCTGGAGGATATTCTCATCCAGGCCGATCTGGGCATTGAAACCGCGACAGCCATTACCGAAAGCCTTGCCAAAGGCCGGTATGACAAGATGATCGAGGCCGAAGAGGTCAAGACCATTCTCTCGCAAGAAGTGGAAAAGGTCCTGCAGCCAGTGGCACAACCGCTGATCCTGTCAGGTACAGCCAGACCTCAGGTCATTCTCATGGTCGGCGTCAATGGATCGGGGAAAACCACGACCATCGGCAAGCTGGCGGCGAAACTGCGCGCCGAGGGGAAAACCGTCATGCTCGCAGCCGGTGATACATTTCGCGCCGCGGCGATTGAACAATTGAAAATCTGGGCCGAGCGGACCGGCTCAGCCTTTGTCGCGCGCGATCAGGGATCGGATGCCGCCGGTCTGGTGTTTGATGCCATGCAGGAGGCCAAGGCCGCCGGCACGGATGTGTTGCTGATTGATACGGCCGGTCGGCTGCAGAACCGGGTCGAATTGATGGCCGAGTTGGAAAAGGTCATACGTGTCATCAAGAAACATGATGACAGTGCACCGCATCATGTGCTCTTGACCCTTGATGCGACAACCGGACAAAACGCCATGAACCAGGTTGAAGTGTTCGGCCGGACCGCCGGCGTGACCGGCCTGGTGATGACCAAACTTGACGGCACTGCCCGGGGCGGAATTCTGGTCGCGATTGCGGCCAGACATAAAATGCCTGTCCATTTTATCGGCGTCGGCGAAGGTGTCGATGATCTTGAAAGTTTTGCGGCCAAAGATTTTGCCCGCGCCATTGCCGGAGTGACTGTATGA
- the mtaB gene encoding tRNA (N(6)-L-threonylcarbamoyladenosine(37)-C(2))-methylthiotransferase MtaB, protein MSKAPEIDVVTFGCRLNTVESQVMKREAIAAGLNNAILVNTCAVTSEAVRQARQAIRRAKRENPDKTVIVSGCAAQTDPQMFADMEEVSLVLGNEEKLVAASYRMLPQFGVNDTEKTRVNDIMSVRETAAHLIEGLEGRTRAFVQVQTGCDHRCTFCIIPYGRGNSRSVPMGAVVDQVRRLTQNGYREVVVTGVDITSYGADLPGAPKLGALVQAILKHVPELERLRLSSIDSIEVDPELMAAIGDEPRLMPHLHLSLQSGDDMILKRMKRRHLRQDTIDFCHQVRELRPDAAFGADIIAGFPTETDAMFENSLSIVDECDLTHLHIFPYSPRPGTPAARMPQLDRTLVKERAGRLRDKGNQALQKHLSREVGSQHQVLIEKPGLGRTEQFTQVELAGGTSGEILPLRITGHSRRHLFGEVA, encoded by the coding sequence ATGAGCAAGGCACCCGAAATCGATGTCGTGACATTTGGCTGCAGGCTGAACACGGTGGAAAGCCAGGTCATGAAGCGCGAAGCCATCGCCGCTGGCCTGAACAATGCCATTCTGGTGAATACCTGCGCCGTCACGTCGGAAGCGGTGCGTCAGGCCCGGCAGGCCATTCGCCGCGCCAAACGCGAAAACCCCGACAAGACGGTGATTGTATCCGGCTGCGCGGCGCAGACCGATCCGCAGATGTTTGCCGATATGGAAGAGGTCTCCCTTGTTCTTGGCAATGAGGAAAAGCTGGTTGCCGCCAGCTATCGCATGTTGCCGCAATTCGGCGTCAACGACACCGAGAAAACCCGCGTCAATGACATCATGTCAGTGCGCGAGACGGCAGCCCATCTGATTGAAGGGCTTGAAGGGCGAACACGGGCCTTTGTCCAGGTGCAGACCGGCTGTGATCATCGCTGCACCTTCTGCATCATTCCCTATGGCAGGGGCAATTCCCGCTCCGTGCCGATGGGCGCTGTCGTGGACCAGGTGCGGCGGCTGACGCAGAACGGTTATCGCGAAGTCGTGGTCACCGGAGTGGACATCACCTCTTACGGTGCGGATTTGCCCGGAGCGCCAAAGCTTGGGGCTTTGGTGCAGGCGATTTTGAAACATGTTCCGGAGCTGGAGCGGCTGCGGCTGTCGTCGATTGACTCCATTGAAGTCGATCCGGAATTGATGGCCGCCATCGGCGATGAGCCGCGTCTGATGCCGCATCTGCATCTGTCGCTTCAGTCCGGCGACGACATGATCTTGAAGCGGATGAAGCGGCGGCATCTGCGGCAGGACACCATCGATTTCTGCCATCAGGTCCGCGAGTTGCGCCCTGATGCAGCTTTTGGTGCGGATATCATTGCCGGCTTTCCCACAGAAACCGATGCGATGTTTGAAAACTCCCTGTCCATTGTCGACGAATGCGATCTGACCCATTTGCATATTTTCCCGTACTCACCCCGTCCGGGCACGCCGGCGGCACGCATGCCGCAGCTCGACCGTACCTTGGTCAAAGAACGGGCAGGGCGCCTGCGCGACAAGGGCAATCAGGCCCTGCAGAAGCATTTAAGCCGCGAAGTCGGGTCACAGCATCAGGTGCTGATTGAAAAACCCGGCCTTGGCCGCACCGAGCAATTCACCCAGGTTGAACTGGCAGGCGGAACGTCCGGCGAAATCCTGCCACTGCGGATCACCGGCCATTCCCGCCGCCATCTGTTTGGCGAGGTTGCGTAG
- a CDS encoding MBL fold metallo-hydrolase, translated as MFAFRVFLSFLMIAALPAAPGSAAPMAELLQAGKTPVSTCQAIAQNLDQIPANTKVNYVNFDPLRRPGPRIETISSHTDFAIDTDSDRVLTPFEVRISYFDHSSYIIESAAGITVATDYFGYVQYQGSSLIPTIVTMNKAHSSHFAASPDSRISYILPGWGDGVPAKHLMQVEDVLVRNVTTDIIRGGFREVDANSIFIFEVAGLCIGHLGHLHHALTDSHYANIGRLDVVMVPIDGAMTLSLPGMVEIVKRLRASVILPMHARGFATADTLISMLGDSFDNIRLPGQTMIFSVNTLPRRPTAVIPQGL; from the coding sequence ATGTTTGCCTTTCGTGTGTTCCTGTCCTTTCTGATGATAGCGGCGCTGCCTGCCGCGCCTGGCTCTGCAGCCCCCATGGCGGAACTGCTGCAAGCCGGTAAAACACCGGTCAGCACTTGTCAGGCCATAGCGCAGAATCTGGATCAGATACCCGCCAACACCAAAGTGAATTACGTCAATTTCGATCCGCTGCGACGTCCGGGTCCACGTATTGAGACCATTTCATCCCACACCGATTTTGCAATCGATACGGATAGTGACCGTGTCCTGACGCCTTTTGAGGTGCGTATCAGCTATTTCGATCATTCGAGCTATATTATCGAAAGCGCTGCGGGCATCACTGTAGCGACCGACTATTTCGGCTATGTCCAGTACCAGGGCAGCAGCCTCATTCCGACAATTGTCACAATGAACAAAGCCCATTCCTCTCATTTTGCCGCCAGTCCGGACAGCCGCATTTCCTATATTCTGCCGGGATGGGGCGATGGTGTACCGGCAAAACATCTGATGCAGGTCGAGGATGTGCTGGTGCGCAATGTCACCACCGATATCATCCGAGGGGGCTTTCGCGAGGTCGATGCCAATTCCATCTTTATCTTCGAAGTCGCCGGACTGTGCATCGGCCATCTGGGCCATCTGCATCACGCGCTGACGGATTCGCATTATGCCAATATCGGCCGGCTTGATGTGGTGATGGTGCCGATTGACGGTGCCATGACCCTCAGCCTGCCAGGCATGGTTGAAATTGTGAAACGGCTGCGGGCCAGTGTGATCCTGCCGATGCATGCCCGAGGGTTCGCCACTGCGGACACATTGATCTCGATGCTTGGCGACAGTTTTGACAACATCCGCCTGCCCGGACAAACCATGATTTTCAGTGTGAATACTTTGCCAAGACGGCCGACAGCCGTCATCCCACAGGGTCTGTAG
- the ffh gene encoding signal recognition particle protein, with the protein MFDTLSDRLNGILDKLTKRGALSDSDVSAAMREVRRALIEADVALGVVRDFIARVKERAVGADVVKSVTPGQMVIKIVHDELVGMLGSEAQTIDLNAAAPVAIMMVGLQGSGKTTTSAKIAKRLFEKQKRKILMASLDVRRPAAQEQLKVLGEQIGVDTLPIVAGQMPVEIARRAMNAARLGGYDAVILDTAGRTHIDEPLMMEMADIKKATNPHEVLLVADSLTGQDAVNLATSFNDRVGITGLVLTRVDGDGRGGAALSMRAVTGKPIKLIGVGEKMDALEDFHPKRIADRILGMGDIVSLVEKAAENIDAEQAARAAEKMRKGQFDLQDLSDQLGQMQKMGGMGGLMGMMPGIGKMKKQIAASGVDDSVFKRQQAIISSMTRKERSNPKLLNANRKKRVAAGSGTEVQDINKLLKMHRQMADMMKAMGKKKGGLMGALGGMMGGGGMPPGTGGMPPGGGMANMDPKKLEQMAKQMGGAAPGGLPGLGGPGGLGGLGGPGGFGGAGKSGGLPGLPGPGKGKKS; encoded by the coding sequence ATGTTCGACACACTGTCAGACCGCCTAAACGGCATTTTGGACAAGCTGACCAAGCGCGGCGCGCTGAGTGACAGCGATGTCTCCGCGGCCATGCGCGAGGTGCGGCGCGCTCTGATCGAGGCCGATGTGGCGCTTGGTGTGGTGCGCGACTTTATCGCAAGGGTGAAGGAACGCGCGGTTGGCGCCGATGTCGTCAAATCCGTCACCCCCGGCCAGATGGTCATCAAGATCGTTCATGATGAACTGGTCGGCATGCTTGGCTCCGAGGCGCAGACCATTGATCTGAATGCGGCGGCACCGGTTGCCATCATGATGGTCGGCCTGCAGGGCTCGGGCAAGACAACCACGTCTGCCAAAATCGCAAAACGGTTGTTTGAAAAACAAAAGCGCAAAATTCTGATGGCATCGCTGGATGTGCGGCGCCCTGCAGCGCAGGAACAGCTGAAAGTGCTTGGCGAACAGATCGGCGTTGATACGCTGCCGATTGTGGCCGGGCAGATGCCGGTCGAGATTGCACGCCGCGCCATGAATGCAGCGCGTCTTGGCGGCTATGACGCCGTTATTCTGGATACTGCCGGCCGTACCCATATTGATGAACCGCTGATGATGGAAATGGCGGACATCAAAAAAGCCACCAACCCGCATGAAGTGCTGCTGGTGGCTGACAGTCTGACCGGTCAGGATGCGGTCAATCTGGCGACCTCGTTCAATGACCGTGTCGGCATCACCGGGCTTGTACTGACCCGTGTTGATGGCGATGGACGTGGCGGTGCGGCGCTGTCGATGCGTGCGGTCACCGGCAAGCCGATCAAGCTGATCGGCGTCGGCGAGAAAATGGATGCGCTGGAGGATTTTCACCCCAAGCGGATCGCCGACCGCATTCTCGGCATGGGCGACATTGTCAGCCTGGTGGAAAAAGCCGCTGAAAACATTGATGCGGAACAGGCGGCACGCGCCGCTGAAAAAATGCGCAAGGGCCAGTTCGATCTTCAGGACCTGTCCGACCAGTTGGGCCAGATGCAGAAGATGGGCGGCATGGGCGGGTTGATGGGGATGATGCCCGGCATTGGAAAAATGAAAAAACAGATCGCCGCTTCCGGCGTCGATGACAGTGTTTTCAAACGCCAGCAGGCCATCATTTCGTCGATGACGCGCAAAGAGCGCAGCAATCCCAAACTGCTCAACGCCAACCGCAAGAAGCGGGTTGCAGCCGGGTCCGGCACCGAAGTGCAGGACATCAACAAATTACTGAAAATGCATCGCCAGATGGCCGATATGATGAAGGCCATGGGCAAGAAGAAGGGCGGCCTGATGGGCGCTCTTGGTGGTATGATGGGTGGTGGTGGAATGCCGCCTGGCACCGGAGGCATGCCTCCCGGCGGCGGCATGGCGAATATGGATCCCAAGAAACTGGAACAGATGGCCAAGCAGATGGGCGGCGCGGCCCCCGGCGGCCTGCCCGGACTTGGTGGACCAGGAGGTCTTGGTGGCCTTGGCGGGCCAGGAGGTTTTGGCGGTGCTGGAAAGTCTGGCGGATTGCCCGGTCTGCCGGGACCCGGCAAGGGGAAGAAATCATGA
- a CDS encoding septation protein A: MTNLIEREPNDPQKAEINPFLKLALELGPLIVFFFANSRFGIFTATAVFMVAISIALVTSWVLTRKLAMMPLITGIVVLVFGSLTLYLQDDLFIKLKPTIVNSLFGGILLGGLYFGKSLLGYVFDSVFKLTDEGWRLLTFRWGIFFFVLAIINEIVWRNFSTDFWVSFKVFGFMPITLVFTLAQMPLISKHSVAEDSKKT; encoded by the coding sequence ATGACAAATCTGATTGAGCGCGAGCCCAATGATCCGCAGAAGGCGGAGATAAACCCGTTCCTCAAGCTGGCTCTGGAACTCGGGCCGCTGATCGTGTTTTTCTTCGCCAATAGCCGCTTTGGAATTTTTACCGCGACCGCCGTATTCATGGTCGCCATCTCGATTGCGCTTGTCACGTCCTGGGTGTTGACCCGGAAGCTGGCGATGATGCCGCTGATCACCGGCATTGTGGTGCTCGTCTTCGGCAGCCTGACGCTTTATCTGCAGGACGATCTGTTCATCAAGTTAAAGCCGACCATCGTCAACAGTCTGTTTGGCGGCATCTTGCTGGGCGGCCTGTATTTCGGCAAGTCGCTGCTTGGCTATGTGTTCGACAGCGTTTTCAAACTGACCGATGAAGGCTGGCGCCTACTGACGTTTCGCTGGGGAATCTTCTTTTTTGTTCTCGCCATCATCAATGAAATTGTCTGGCGCAATTTTTCCACAGACTTCTGGGTGTCCTTCAAGGTGTTCGGCTTCATGCCTATCACTCTGGTTTTTACCCTGGCGCAGATGCCGCTGATTTCAAAACACAGTGTCGCCGAAGACAGTAAAAAAACTTAG
- a CDS encoding peroxiredoxin codes for MSLAINDIAPDFEAETTEGKISFHDWIGDGWAVLFSHPKDFTPVCTTELGTMAQLKPEFDRRNTRIIGLSVDPVENHKEWAKDIAEVMGAAPNYPMIGDTELAVAKLYNMLPADTQGTSEGRTAATNQTVRSVFIIGPDKRIKLMLTYPMSTGRNFNEILRVLDSLQLTAKEKLATPANWSPGDDAIILPAVSNEDAKTLFPQGWKEAKPYLRYVNVNKG; via the coding sequence ATGTCTCTTGCAATAAATGACATCGCTCCCGATTTCGAAGCGGAAACCACTGAAGGCAAAATCAGCTTCCATGACTGGATCGGCGATGGCTGGGCGGTTCTGTTTTCCCACCCCAAGGATTTTACCCCGGTCTGCACCACCGAACTGGGTACAATGGCGCAACTGAAGCCTGAGTTTGACCGGCGCAATACCAGAATTATCGGCCTGAGTGTTGACCCTGTGGAGAACCACAAGGAATGGGCAAAGGATATTGCAGAAGTAATGGGTGCCGCACCGAACTACCCGATGATCGGCGACACTGAACTGGCGGTCGCAAAACTCTACAATATGCTGCCGGCTGATACGCAAGGCACTTCTGAGGGTCGCACGGCTGCGACCAATCAGACTGTGCGGTCGGTGTTTATCATTGGCCCCGACAAGCGGATCAAACTGATGCTGACCTATCCGATGAGCACCGGGCGTAATTTCAATGAAATACTGCGGGTCCTGGACAGTCTGCAACTGACTGCAAAAGAAAAGCTTGCAACACCGGCCAACTGGTCTCCCGGCGACGATGCGATCATTCTGCCGGCGGTTTCCAATGAAGATGCCAAAACACTGTTTCCGCAGGGTTGGAAAGAAGCCAAGCCTTATCTGCGCTATGTCAATGTGAACAAGGGCTGA
- the dapF gene encoding diaminopimelate epimerase: MAFDTQTIMDGIRYYKMNGAGNEIVMLDLRDQSVVVTPEAARAIAARSASFFDQLMVLLPPKTAGTAAFVEIWNNDGSRSGACGNGTRCIAAMELDRLGTDTVSFETEAGLLPTSRAGTGISVDMGVPKFGWADIPLSQPMPDTNAIELDYEGHGVRLSNPAVANMGNPHAVFWVDDPQIYDLSLIGPELEQHPLFPEKANISLAQIISPEAIRLRVWERGAGETRACGSAACAVAVSAARSGRTGRDVRIHLPGGALRLVWRDDDHVVMTGPWELEHAGSLPVTLFDASDHIEDVA; the protein is encoded by the coding sequence TTGGCTTTTGACACGCAGACCATCATGGACGGCATCAGATATTACAAAATGAACGGAGCGGGCAACGAGATTGTCATGCTCGACCTGCGTGATCAATCGGTTGTGGTCACGCCGGAAGCCGCGCGCGCAATTGCCGCCCGCAGCGCGTCGTTTTTTGATCAGCTGATGGTGCTGCTGCCGCCAAAAACGGCGGGCACCGCTGCCTTCGTCGAAATCTGGAACAATGATGGCTCGCGCTCAGGCGCCTGCGGCAACGGCACGCGCTGTATTGCAGCCATGGAACTGGACCGTCTTGGCACCGACACCGTGAGTTTCGAGACAGAGGCGGGCCTGTTGCCGACCAGTCGCGCCGGCACCGGCATCAGCGTTGATATGGGCGTGCCGAAATTCGGCTGGGCTGACATCCCGCTGTCGCAGCCGATGCCTGACACCAACGCCATTGAGCTGGACTATGAAGGCCATGGCGTCAGGCTTTCAAACCCGGCTGTTGCGAATATGGGCAATCCGCATGCGGTGTTCTGGGTCGATGATCCGCAGATTTATGATCTGTCCCTTATCGGGCCGGAGCTGGAGCAGCATCCATTATTCCCCGAAAAGGCCAATATTTCGCTGGCACAGATTATCTCGCCGGAGGCGATCCGCCTCAGGGTTTGGGAGCGCGGTGCTGGAGAGACCAGGGCCTGCGGTTCGGCAGCCTGCGCCGTGGCCGTCAGCGCTGCGCGTTCCGGCCGCACCGGACGCGATGTGCGCATTCACTTGCCGGGCGGCGCGTTGCGGCTGGTATGGCGCGATGATGATCATGTCGTGATGACAGGCCCCTGGGAGCTGGAACATGCTGGCAGCCTGCCGGTGACACTGTTTGACGCGTCAGACCACATAGAAGATGTGGCGTAA
- a CDS encoding DUF2794 domain-containing protein, producing the protein MPGVKPNHKQVTFNRAELEAILRIYGFKVAGGEWRDYAIDHLKDRAVFSIFRRSSEMPMFYVEKDPALARKQGMYKVVAASGHILKRGHELPQVLKVLEKPLKVVSK; encoded by the coding sequence ATGCCGGGCGTCAAGCCCAACCACAAGCAGGTCACGTTCAATCGGGCCGAGCTGGAAGCAATTCTGCGGATCTACGGCTTCAAAGTGGCCGGGGGAGAATGGCGCGATTATGCGATTGATCATCTGAAGGACCGCGCCGTGTTTTCGATCTTCCGGCGCTCCAGTGAAATGCCGATGTTCTATGTCGAGAAGGACCCGGCACTGGCGCGCAAACAGGGGATGTACAAGGTTGTCGCCGCCAGCGGCCACATCCTGAAGCGCGGCCATGAACTGCCGCAGGTTCTCAAAGTCCTGGAAAAGCCGTTGAAAGTCGTGTCGAAATAG